A section of the Pedobacter sp. HDW13 genome encodes:
- a CDS encoding GNAT family N-acetyltransferase — MYFDLQPTLENDLIQIVPLKETDFEALYAVASDPLIWEQHPNKDRYQRTVFQNFFKGAIESKGAFIVYEKETGKIVGSSRYYELDEENSSVAVGYTFIGREFWGKGHNRALKTLMLDYAFQFVDKVILHIGASNYRSQKATEKLGQAKLAN, encoded by the coding sequence ATGTATTTCGATTTACAACCAACCTTAGAAAACGATTTAATTCAAATAGTTCCGTTAAAAGAAACTGACTTTGAAGCCTTGTATGCGGTAGCATCCGATCCGCTGATCTGGGAGCAGCATCCAAACAAAGACCGTTACCAGAGAACAGTTTTTCAGAATTTCTTTAAGGGCGCAATCGAATCGAAAGGGGCATTTATTGTTTATGAAAAAGAAACGGGCAAAATTGTAGGGAGCTCAAGATATTACGAACTGGATGAAGAAAACAGTTCGGTTGCTGTTGGTTACACCTTTATCGGTCGCGAATTTTGGGGAAAAGGGCACAACCGCGCGCTAAAAACACTGATGCTTGATTATGCATTTCAATTTGTAGATAAAGTAATTTTGCATATTGGCGCAAGCAACTATCGTTCGCAAAAAGCTACAGAAAAATTAGGGCAAGCAAAGTTGGCGAATTAG
- a CDS encoding helix-turn-helix transcriptional regulator produces MLFLNVIPIFIARGIERPHTYLTIAGFTPHPAHYILYGKTRSIRLDHIEKLCKLLICEPADLFVWYLNKNEILSDKHPLKKLIRREEETNIHNLIADVPFKDIAKIAAAIKEQKDDQETKKEA; encoded by the coding sequence ATGTTATTTTTAAATGTAATTCCAATTTTTATTGCCCGGGGCATTGAACGTCCCCATACCTACCTCACTATAGCAGGTTTCACGCCACACCCGGCGCACTACATTCTATATGGTAAAACACGGTCGATCAGGTTAGATCATATCGAGAAATTATGCAAACTTTTAATTTGCGAACCTGCCGATCTATTTGTTTGGTACCTCAATAAAAACGAAATACTTAGCGACAAGCATCCATTAAAGAAATTAATAAGGCGCGAGGAAGAAACGAACATCCACAACCTCATTGCCGATGTTCCGTTTAAAGATATTGCAAAGATTGCGGCGGCAATTAAAGAGCAGAAAGATGATCAGGAAACAAAAAAGGAGGCTTAA
- the fabV gene encoding enoyl-ACP reductase FabV has translation MIIEPRMRGFICLTAHPDGCAQNVKNQIEYVKSKGAINGPKKVLVIGASTGFGLASRIAAAFGSDASTIGVFFEKAPSEGKTASPGWYNSAAFEKEAHAAGLYAKSINGDAFSKEIKAKTLELIKADLGQVDLVIYSLASPVRKHPDTEVLHRSTLKPIGETYTNKTVDFHTGNVSEVSIEPATEEDIANTVAVMGGEDWSMWIDALKADNLLADGATTVAYSYIGPALTEPVYRKGTIGRAKDDLEATAFTIGDKLKDINGKAYVSVNKALVTQASSAIPVIPLYISLLYKVMKAEGIHEGTIEQIQRLYADRLFTGNPVPVDEKGRIRIDDWEMREDVQAKVAELWEQATTETLPAIGDLPGYRSDFLSLFGFEIDKVDYQKEANEVVAIEGLVD, from the coding sequence ATGATTATCGAACCTAGAATGAGGGGCTTTATCTGTTTAACAGCACACCCTGACGGTTGCGCTCAAAACGTAAAGAATCAAATTGAATATGTAAAATCAAAAGGAGCTATCAACGGCCCTAAAAAAGTATTGGTAATTGGTGCTTCAACCGGTTTCGGTTTAGCTTCAAGAATTGCTGCTGCTTTTGGCTCTGACGCTTCTACCATTGGCGTATTTTTCGAAAAAGCACCTTCAGAAGGTAAAACTGCTTCACCGGGCTGGTACAACAGTGCCGCATTTGAAAAAGAAGCACATGCAGCTGGCTTATACGCTAAAAGCATCAATGGCGATGCCTTCTCAAAAGAAATCAAAGCAAAAACGCTCGAACTGATCAAAGCTGATTTAGGTCAGGTAGATTTAGTGATTTACAGTTTAGCCTCTCCGGTTAGAAAACACCCTGATACAGAAGTTTTACACCGTTCTACCTTAAAACCAATCGGCGAAACTTACACCAATAAAACTGTCGATTTCCATACAGGCAATGTAAGCGAAGTTTCGATCGAGCCTGCAACAGAAGAAGATATTGCCAACACCGTGGCAGTAATGGGTGGCGAAGATTGGTCAATGTGGATTGACGCCCTAAAAGCCGATAACCTTTTGGCTGATGGTGCTACCACAGTGGCTTACTCTTACATTGGCCCTGCTTTAACCGAACCGGTTTACCGCAAAGGTACCATAGGCCGTGCAAAAGACGATTTAGAAGCTACAGCCTTTACCATTGGCGATAAATTAAAAGATATTAACGGTAAAGCCTATGTATCGGTAAACAAAGCATTGGTTACACAAGCCAGTTCAGCTATTCCGGTTATTCCGTTGTATATCTCTTTATTGTACAAGGTAATGAAAGCCGAAGGCATTCACGAAGGTACCATTGAGCAAATCCAAAGGTTATATGCCGACAGGTTATTTACAGGCAACCCGGTTCCTGTTGATGAAAAAGGCAGAATCAGGATTGACGATTGGGAAATGCGCGAAGATGTACAGGCAAAAGTGGCCGAACTTTGGGAGCAAGCTACAACCGAAACTTTGCCAGCCATTGGCGATTTACCAGGTTACAGATCTGATTTCTTAAGCCTGTTCGGTTTCGAAATTGATAAAGTAGATTATCAGAAAGAAGCAAACGAAGTGGTTGCCATTGAAGGTCTGGTAGACTAG
- a CDS encoding cold-shock protein: MAKSQATYSKKENEKKRLKKQKEKQEKKEERQANAKKGLSLEDMMAYVDENGNISSTPPDPSKKKVINTEDIQIGISRQEDIIDESPVKKGTVTFFNDSKGYGFIKNTETQDSIFVHANGLITQIKEGDKVTFEVEMGQKGPTAVKVSKV; this comes from the coding sequence ATGGCTAAATCTCAGGCAACATACAGTAAAAAAGAGAACGAAAAAAAACGATTAAAGAAACAAAAAGAGAAACAAGAGAAAAAAGAAGAACGTCAGGCTAATGCTAAAAAAGGCTTATCGCTTGAAGATATGATGGCTTACGTTGACGAAAACGGAAACATCTCTTCTACTCCACCCGATCCAAGCAAAAAGAAAGTAATCAATACTGAAGACATTCAGATTGGTATTTCAAGACAAGAGGATATTATTGACGAAAGCCCGGTTAAAAAAGGAACAGTTACTTTCTTTAACGATAGTAAAGGTTACGGATTCATTAAAAATACCGAAACTCAGGATAGCATCTTTGTTCACGCCAATGGTTTAATCACACAGATTAAAGAAGGTGATAAAGTTACTTTCGAAGTTGAAATGGGCCAAAAAGGACCAACTGCCGTTAAAGTTTCAAAAGTTTAA
- a CDS encoding DUF2490 domain-containing protein codes for MKKLLLPILFILMAFGKLSAQTQNQNSGWFMFLNNTKFNDKWGLQFDLQVRSADDWGYVRNILVRPAVQYFINNKSNVALGYLWQNTELRLLGSSNNSLTEHRIFEQYIYNHKISSVFTSHRFRLEQRFIERLNNEDLFSQRFRYFVRFIKPLQKAQPTFTKGAFVALQNEIFLNLQNKSQINNSVFDQNRAYLALGYRFSKQFDVEAGYMNQAQHGATANTVNNIIQLALYTRF; via the coding sequence ATGAAAAAGCTATTACTGCCCATCTTATTTATTTTGATGGCATTTGGAAAACTATCAGCACAGACTCAAAATCAGAACTCTGGCTGGTTTATGTTTTTAAACAATACTAAATTTAACGATAAATGGGGATTGCAATTTGATCTTCAAGTTCGTTCGGCCGACGACTGGGGTTACGTACGTAACATTCTGGTGCGCCCGGCAGTGCAATATTTCATCAACAATAAAAGTAATGTGGCCCTGGGTTATTTATGGCAGAACACCGAATTAAGGTTATTGGGTTCTTCTAATAATTCTTTAACCGAACACCGTATTTTTGAGCAATACATTTATAACCATAAAATCAGTTCAGTATTTACGAGTCACAGGTTTAGGTTAGAACAACGTTTTATTGAGCGTTTAAACAACGAAGACTTGTTTTCGCAACGGTTTCGCTATTTTGTAAGGTTTATTAAGCCTTTGCAAAAAGCACAGCCAACTTTTACCAAGGGTGCTTTTGTAGCTTTACAGAATGAAATTTTCTTAAACCTGCAGAACAAAAGCCAGATTAATAATAGTGTTTTTGATCAAAACCGCGCATACCTGGCTTTGGGCTACCGTTTTTCGAAGCAGTTTGATGTTGAGGCAGGTTATATGAACCAGGCGCAACATGGGGCAACGGCTAATACAGTTAATAATATTATCCAGTTAGCACTGTACACCAGGTTTTAA